The segment CAAAAATCATTAACAATTTTTCGTAGTTTGATCTAAAGCTGATTTCTGTATTATTGAAATTAAAATTTACTCCTTTTAAACTCGAAAAATTATTGAGAATTTTGTTAAATAGTTCAGATACTTTAACTTCTTCAAAAGCTATTTTGGTATCTTTTGATAGTAGCATGAATTCGTTTATGAGTTTAAGCATTCTATTTAATTCAGAGTTTATCACTTCCAGATCTTTTTTTGCATCATCTGTGTTAATCTCATTTTTCAAAGGGGTTAACAGTAGTTTTATGGTCATTATTGGATTCTTTAGATGGTGAGCAAGGCCCGCTGCCATCATACCTATTGAAAATATTTTATCTTTTATTATGATCTCTTTTTCCTGCTCTATATTTTTTTGGATCTGTTTTAAAAGATTTTTGGACAATTGTATGATGGTTTCTTTAAGTTTTATGATCTCATTTGGATCATTGTGATGAATAATTACATTTTCAGGAATGCTGGAAATATCTGAAACAGATTCAAGTTTGTTTGTCAGATCTGTCAGAGGTTTCAATAGATAGTCTATGAATTTGTAGAGAAATACGCTTACAACCACGAAGGCTAGAATATGCATTAAAATAATCAGGTAAAGTGATCGTATTAACTTATCCGTAAAATATTTTTTGTTTATTTCAAAAATGATTGTTCCTGTTTTAGTATTATTTATTGTTATGTTGTAGCTCATAGATAGGATATCTGTTTTCTGCTCTGGAATTTTTTTGTTCACTTTCGCATCTGTGATATATTCGCCATTTTTATCCAGTATAAATATATTTGAGAAGATTTCAGTATTTAATATAATACCGTTTATGATTGAAAAGATTGAATAAATGTCGTCATATATTATAGCTTCTGCAATCTGTCTTTCAACTGTTTTATAATTTATGTAGGTAATATTTTTCATCTGATCAAACAAGATCTTTTTGTTTAGGTTGTAAGCAATGAAAATCCCTGTTATAAAAATCAGTAATATAAAGATATTTATGGAGAAAAAAATTCTCTTTTTAAAAGATTTTGTTATTGGTATTCTTAACATTTTTATCAACAAACGATTTTATGTTTTTTATAATGTCGTACTCTTTTTTTGGTACAATTACAAATTTTTCTATACCTAAGTTTTTTAAAATGGCTTTTCCTTCAGGGTCATTGTGCATGTTTAGGAAAATCTGTTTTAGTTTATCTTTTAATGAAAAGTTTGTTATCACAACAGGGGGATTGGGAAATTCCATTGAACTATGAATAATATTAATGTTTTCAACATATTTGGGAGATATTTTAGATAAGTATTCAAATATCATATTATCTACAGCGGCTGCATCCACAACCCCATTATTTACAAGAAATATAGATTTGTCATGACTATTTGTGTAATATACTTTTTTGAAGTATCGTCGGTCGGTTATCCCATTTTGTAATAATAAGTAAACTGGATATATATATCCAGTATTCGAAAGGGGATCTGTAAATGCGAAAATCTTGTTTTTGAGGTCAGATATGGTATGAATATTACTTGTTTTATTTACTATGATTAATGATTTGTAGTAGGTTTTACCATTTACCTGTGGAACCGCAAGTATATCTATTGCGTTATCAATAGATACGTAAGCTCCGGTACATATAAAAGATAAATCAACCTGTTTATTTGTTATTAGTTCATTCATGTCTTTGTAGTTTTTTCTATAAATAATTTCAGATTTGGTGCCAGTTTTTTTTGTGATATATTCAGCAAGCCCATCATACATTTTGATATTTGTTTCAGCAGAAACAATGGATGAAACACCTATTTTTATTGTATGGAAAGTTTCAGCCAACAGAGTGGTAAACAGCATCAGTACAAATATTGAGGTGCTAATTATTTTTACCATAGATATATTTTATAAAAGAATTTTTATAAGGTCAATAGGAATGTTTGTAAATTTACTTTACATCGGTTGTTAATTAAGTTTACAGAAAAATGCAAGCTGATTTTGATAAATCCTATGGTTTGGGAGAGATTCATTTAGCAATTAGATGGCATAGTTTTTGATTGTGATATATTGACAAAAATAAAGGAGGATTAGATGCGAAGTAAGTTATTGTTTAGTGGGCTGATTTTGCTATTAGCATTTGGTTTTGCAATTGCAAAGATTGGAGGTGGAGATATTACCTTTAACTCTCCAGCTGGCAAAGTAGTTTTTAGTCATGAAAATCATGTAAAAGGGGTAGGGCTCAAATGTACCGACTGCCATGACAAACTTTTTTTGAATACCAAGAAACACAAAAGTGTGACAATGGCGCAGATGGCAAAAGGGAAATCATGCGGTGCATGCCATAACGGAAAAGTAGCTTTCAGCGTTAAGGATAAAGATAACTGTAATACATGCCATCAAAAATAATAAAACTTAGGAGGCCAATGTGAATGATAAAAAAGTGACTTTGAAGAGAAGGGGTTTTTTGAAAGCTGCCGGCGCTACAGTTGCTACTGTGGCATTGATGTCAAAGACCTCAGAAGCGTCAAATGAAAAAAATAAAAAATTTGGTTTCTATATTGATGTGGATAAGTGTTATGGTTGTATGAGTTGTGTTGTTGCCTGTGCAGAAGAGAATCATGTACCATTAAACTCCTTTAGAACAAAGGTAAGAAGACAGGTTGAAGATAAAGGTAAGGTTATATTTGTTCCAATACAGTGCAATCATTGTGAAAATCCTCCATGTGTAAAACCATGTCCAGTAAATGCCACATATAAAGGGCCTGATGGACTGGTAGTTATTGATGATAATGTTTGTATTGGCTGTGGTAA is part of the Calditerrivibrio nitroreducens DSM 19672 genome and harbors:
- a CDS encoding sensor histidine kinase, yielding MKNITYINYKTVERQIAEAIIYDDIYSIFSIINGIILNTEIFSNIFILDKNGEYITDAKVNKKIPEQKTDILSMSYNITINNTKTGTIIFEINKKYFTDKLIRSLYLIILMHILAFVVVSVFLYKFIDYLLKPLTDLTNKLESVSDISSIPENVIIHHNDPNEIIKLKETIIQLSKNLLKQIQKNIEQEKEIIIKDKIFSIGMMAAGLAHHLKNPIMTIKLLLTPLKNEINTDDAKKDLEVINSELNRMLKLINEFMLLSKDTKIAFEEVKVSELFNKILNNFSSLKGVNFNFNNTEISFRSNYEKLLMIFENLISNSINAGSDTISINVFKRDNKVVFELTDNGYGIPDDIKDKIFIPFFTTRKSGTGLGLAYVENLVALLDGRIFVDKSYGNGAKFVIEIKDEDKNIDN
- the phnD gene encoding phosphate/phosphite/phosphonate ABC transporter substrate-binding protein; the encoded protein is MVKIISTSIFVLMLFTTLLAETFHTIKIGVSSIVSAETNIKMYDGLAEYITKKTGTKSEIIYRKNYKDMNELITNKQVDLSFICTGAYVSIDNAIDILAVPQVNGKTYYKSLIIVNKTSNIHTISDLKNKIFAFTDPLSNTGYIYPVYLLLQNGITDRRYFKKVYYTNSHDKSIFLVNNGVVDAAAVDNMIFEYLSKISPKYVENINIIHSSMEFPNPPVVITNFSLKDKLKQIFLNMHNDPEGKAILKNLGIEKFVIVPKKEYDIIKNIKSFVDKNVKNTNNKIF
- a CDS encoding cytochrome c3 family protein, with the translated sequence MRSKLLFSGLILLLAFGFAIAKIGGGDITFNSPAGKVVFSHENHVKGVGLKCTDCHDKLFLNTKKHKSVTMAQMAKGKSCGACHNGKVAFSVKDKDNCNTCHQK
- a CDS encoding 4Fe-4S dicluster domain-containing protein, with translation MNDKKVTLKRRGFLKAAGATVATVALMSKTSEASNEKNKKFGFYIDVDKCYGCMSCVVACAEENHVPLNSFRTKVRRQVEDKGKVIFVPIQCNHCENPPCVKPCPVNATYKGPDGLVVIDDNVCIGCGKCVKACPYNARFLDPIRGIANKCSFCDHRIYSGKLPACVEACPTTAKIFGDLNADGEVSKSIKAIKTSVRNPEFKTKPKIFFKSLPKKI